One segment of Panicum virgatum strain AP13 chromosome 3K, P.virgatum_v5, whole genome shotgun sequence DNA contains the following:
- the LOC120697265 gene encoding UDP-galactose/UDP-glucose transporter 5-like, with the protein MADAAPPPPGLPVAAGRDRDRDKDDRRRWAARCGVAVLGIMGTLLVYGVLQEKIMRIPYGAEKEFFRYSLFLVFCNRITTSMVSAMVLLASKKSLDPVAPLHKYGVVSISNILTTTCQYEALKYVSFPVQTLAKCAKMIPVMIWGTIIMRKKYGGKDYFFAVIVTLGCSLFILYPASMDVSPFNKGRESTIWGVSLMLGYLGFDGFTSTFQDKLFKGYDMEIHNQIFYTTMCSCLLSLTGLILQNHLIPAVDFMFRHPDCFSDVVILSSVATASQFFISYTIRTFGALTFATIMTTRQLVSILLSCVWFVHPLSWMQWVGAAIVFGALYTKSFLRSKPQKPAVGSPPRGSSPNPPNNS; encoded by the exons ATGGCggacgcggcgccgccgccgcccgggctgCCCGTGGCGGCGGGCAGGGACAGGGACAGGGACAAGGACGACCGACGCCGCTGGGCGGCCCGCTGCGGCGTCGCCGTGCTCGGCATCATGGGCACCCTCCTCGTCTACGGCGTCCTCCAG GAAAAAATCATGAGAATTCCCTATGGAGCAGAGAAGGAGTTCTTCAGATACTCACTTTTTCTTGTTTTCTGTAACCGCATCACCACGTCCATGGTGTCTGCAATGGTCTTACTG GCAAGTAAGAAATCATTGGACCCTGTGGCTCCATTGCACAAATATGGTGTTGTCTCTATATCAAATATACTGACGACAACCTGCCAGTATGAG GCCCTCAAGTATGTCAGTTTCCCTGTCCAAACGCTTGCCAAATGTGCGAAGATGATACCTGTGATG ATCTGGGGCACAATAATAATGAGAAAGAAGTATGGTGGAAAAGATTACTTCTTTGCTGTCATCGTGACCCTGGGTTGCTCATTGTTCATTCTATATCCA GCATCGATGGATGTCAGTCCATTCAACAAAGGCAGAGAAAGCACTATTTGGGGCGTTTCACTCATGCTTGGTTATCTTGG TTTTGATGGGTTCACAAGCACGTTTCAAGATAAACTCTTCAAAGGGTATGACATGGAAATACACAACCAAATATTCTACACGACAATGTGCTCATGTCTTCTGAGTTTAACTG GTTTGATTCTCCAGAATCATCTGATTCCAGCTGTGGACTTTATGTTTCGTCATCCAGATTGCTTCTCTGACGTCGTAATTCTATCCAGT GTTGCGACAGCTAGTCAGTTCTTCATATCCTACACCATTCGAACATTTGGGGCTCTCACATTTGCTACCATAATGACAACTAGACAG CTGGTGAGCATATTGCTGTCCTGCGTCTGGTTTGTACATCCTCTCAGCTGGATGCAGTGGGTTGGTGCA GCAATTGTATTCGGAGCCTTGTACACaaagagtttcttgagaagtaAACCACAGAAGCCAGCGGTCGGAAGCCCACCACGCGGTTCTAGCCCGAATCCTCCTAACAACAGTTGA
- the LOC120697267 gene encoding beta-hexosaminidase 1-like has product MPPNPPAYLLLALLLLLAGTAASAARLRPPPANATSDGEPVYLWPLPKSVTSGSRTLTVDPDLALDPRGPGGASPAVAEAFERYRGHVFAPWAHAARAAGGGGGYGVARLTVVVASANETLALGVDESYTIYVGAAGGFNSIVGGAIIEANTIYGAIRGLETFSQLCVFNYDTKNVEVLHAPWHIQDEPRFAFRGLLLDTSRHYLPVDVIKQVIDSMSFAKLNVLHWHIIDEQSFPLEVPSYPNLWKGSYSKWERYTVEDAHDIVNYAKKRGINVMAEIDVPGHAESWGNGYPTLWPSPNCTEPLDVSSNFTFEVIYGILSDMRKIFPFGLFHLGGDEVYTGCWNVTPHVRQWLNERNMTTKDAYKYFVLKAQELAIKLNWIPVNWEETFNSFKENLNPLTVVHNWLGPGVCPKVVAKGFRCIMSNQGVWYLDHLDVPWEDVYSGEPLAGISNKNQQKLVLGGEVCMWGETADTSDVLQTIWPRAAAAAERLWSQLEAISAQDLETTVLSRLHYFRCLLNHRGIAAAPVTNYYARRPPTGPGSCFVQ; this is encoded by the exons ATGCCCCCCAACCCCCCCGCTTatctcctcctcgccctcctcctcctcctcgccggcaccgccgcctcggccgcgcggctccgcccgccgccggcgaacgcCACCTCGGACGGCGAGCCCGTCTACCTCTGGCCGCTGCCCAAGAGCGTCACGTCCGGGTCCCGTACCCTCACGGTCGACCCGGACCTCGCGCTCGACCCGCGGGGCCCCGGCGGGGCCTCGCCCGCCGTGGCCGAGGCGTTCGAGCGGTACAGGGGGCACGTCTTCGCGCCGTGGGCgcacgcggcgcgcgcggccggcggcggcggcgggtacgGCGTCGCCAGGCtcaccgtcgtcgtcgcctccgcCAACGAGACG CTTGCGCTGGGGGTGGACGAGAGCTACACGATCTAcgtgggggcggcgggcggcttcAACTCCATCGTCGGGGGAGCAATCATAGAG GCAAACACAATATATGGAGCTATTCGTGGACTGGAG ACATTCAGTCAACTTTGTGTTTTTAACTACGACACTAAAAATGTCGAGGTGCTGCATGCCCCATGGCATATTCAAGATGAGCCCCGCTTTGCCTTCCGTGGGCTACTCCTAG ACACCTCACGGCATTACCTCCCAGTTGATGTGATTAAGCAAGTGATCGACTCTATGTCATTTGCTAAGCTG AACGTTCTTCATTGGCATATCATCGATGAACAATCCTTCCCCTTGGAGGTTCCATCATATCCAAACCTTTGGAAAGGTTCATACTCCAAATGGGAGCGCTACACCGTGGAAGATGCTCATGATATTGTCAA CTACGCTAAAAAAAGAG GTATCAATGTCATGGCAGAAATTGACGTGCCCGGTCATGCAGAATCGTG GGGAAATGGATACCCAACGCTCTGGCCTTCTCCCAATTGTACAGAGCCATTAGATGTCTCTAGTAATTTCACATTTGAAGTAATTTATGGGATTCTGTCTG ATATGAGGAAAATCTTTCCATTTGGGCTGTTTCActtgggtggtgatgaagtaTATACAG GGTGCTGGAATGTAACACCTCATGTGAGGCAGTG GCTTAATGAGCGCAACATGACCACAAAGGATGCTTACAAGTACTTTGTTCTGAAGGCCCAAGAGTTGGCCATTAAGCTAAACTGGATTCCTGTGAATTG GGAAGAAACCTTCAATTCATTCAAAGAAAACCTCAATCCTCTAACAGTTGTGCACAACTG GCTGGGTCCTGGAGTCTGTCCTAAGGTTGTGGCAAAGGGTTTCAGATGTATAATGAGTAATCAAGGCGTGTGGTACCTTGATCATCTTGATGTTCCCTGGGAAGATGTCTATAGTGGCGAGCCACTCGCAGGGATTAGTAATAAAAACCAGCAAAAGCTAGTACTTGGTGGGGAAGTTTGCATGTGGGGTGAGACAGCAGACACATCTGATGTTCTACAAACAATATGGCCccgagcagcagctgctgctg AGCGTCTGTGGAGTCAATTGGAGGCTATATCTGCCCAAGACCTAGAGACAACCGTCTTGTCTCGGCTGCATTATTTCAGATGCCTGCTGAATCACCGTGGAATCGCTGCGGCTCCAGTAACAAACTACTATGCTCGGAGGCCCCCGACCGGGCCAGGTTCATGCTTTGTTCAGTAA
- the LOC120697269 gene encoding probable glutathione S-transferase DHAR1, cytosolic, translating to MTVEVCVKAAVGAPDTLGDCPFSQRVLLTLEEKKVPYEMKLVDLSNKPEWFLKISPEGKVPVFNSGDGNWIADSDVITQVIEEKFPTPSLVTPPEYASVGSKIFPSFVKFLKSKDASDGSEKALLDELQALDDHLKAHGPYINGENVSAADLSLGSKLFHLQVALEHFKGWKIPENLTSVHAYTKALFSRESFVKTKPAKEHLIAGWAPKVNA from the exons ATGACCGTGGAGGTGTGCGTGAAGGCCGCCGTCGGGGCCCCCGACACCCTCGGCGACT GTCCCTTCTCCCAGAGGGTGCTGCTCACGCTGGAGGAGAAGAAGGTCCCCTACGAGATGAAGCTCGTCGACCTCAGCAACAAGCCCGAATG GTTCCTGAAGATCAGTCCAGAGGGTAAGGTGCCTGTGTTTAACAGTGGTGATGGCAACTGGATTGCTGACTCTGATGTGATCACTCAAGTCATTGAGGAGAAGTTCCCAACTCCATCTCTGGTCACCCCTCCAGAATATGCATCAGT GGGATCAAAGATTTTCCCATCCTTTGTCAAGTTCCTGAAGAGCAAAGATGCTAGTGATGGTTCAGAGAAGGCACTTCTTGATGAGCTGCAGGCACTAGACGACCATCTGAAAGCTCAT GGTCCGTACATCAACGGAGAGAATGTATCAGCTGCTGATCTTAGCCTGGGGTCGAAGCTTTTCCACCTCCAGGTTGCACTGGAGCATTTCAAGGGCTGGAAGATCCCAGAAAACCTGACCAGCGTCCATGCATACACCAAG GCACTGTTCAGCCGCGAATCTTTTGTGAAGACTAAGCCAGCCAAGGAGCACCTGATTGCGGGATGGGCACCCAAGGTGAACGCGTAA
- the LOC120697268 gene encoding 12S seed storage globulin 1-like isoform X1, producing MAVDLTPRQPKKAYGGEGGAYYEWSPADLPMLGFASIGAAKLSLAAAGLSLPSYSDSAKVAYVLQGTGTCGIVLPEATKEKVVGVKEGDALALPFGVVTWWHNAPDATTELIVLFLGDTSKGHKAGQFTNFQLTGANGIFTGFSTEFVGRAWDLTQDDAAKLVSSQPASGIVKLGAGQKLPAPSAEDRKGMALNCLEAPLDVDIKNGGRVVVLNTQNLPLVKEVGLGADLVRIDAHSMCSPGFSCDSAYQVTYIVRGSGRVQVVGTDGKRVLETQVEGGYLFIVPRFFVVSKIADASGLEWFSIITTPNPIFSHLAGRTSVWKAISPEVLEASFNTTPEMEKLFRSKRLDSEIFFAPN from the exons ATGGCGGTGGATCTGACCCCGAGGCAGCCGAAGAAGGCgtacggcggcgagggcggcgcttACTACGAGTGGAGCCCCGCCGACCTGCCCATGCTTGGCTTCGCCTCCATCGGCGCAGCCAAGctctcgctcgccgccgccggcctctcgCTCCCTAGCTACTCCGACTCCGCCAAGGTCGCCTACGTGCTCCAAG GCACGGGTACCTGCGGCATTGTCCTGCCCGAGGCGACCAAGGAGAAGGTCGTCGGCGTGAAGGAGGGCGACGCCCTGGCTCTCCCCTTCGGCGTGGTGACCTGGTGGCACAACGCCCCCGACGCCACCACGGAGCTCATCGTCCTCTTCCTCGGCGACACCTCCAAGGGCCACAAGGCCGGCCAGTTCACCAACTTCCAGCTGACGGGCGCCAACGGCATCTTCACCGGCTTCTCCACCGAGTTCGTGGGCCGCGCCTGGGACCTCACCCAGGATGACGCCGCCAAGCTCGTGTCCAGCCAGCCCGCCTCGGGCATCGTCAAGCTCGGCGCCGGGCAGAAGCTCCCCGCCCCGTCCGCGGAGGACCGCAAGGGCATGGCCCTCAACTGCCTGGAGGCGCCGCTGGACGTGGACATCAAGAACGGCGGGCGCGTGGTGGTGCTCAACACCCAGAacctgccgctggtgaaggaggtCGGGCTCGGCGCCGACCTGGTCCGCATCGACGCCCACTCCATGTGCTCCCCGGGCTTCTCGTGCGACTCGGCGTACCAGGTGACGTACATCGTCCGCGGCAGCGGGCGCGTGCAGGTCGTGGGCACCGACGGCAAGCGCGTGCTGGAGACCCAAGTCGAGGGCGGCTACCTCTTCATCGTGCCCCGCTTCTTCGTCGTCTCCAAGATTGCTGACGCCTCCGGCCTGGAGTGGTTCTCCATCATCACCACCCCCAA CCCCATCTTCAGCCACCTGGCCGGGAGGACGTCGGTGTGGAAGGCGATCTCTCCGGAGGTGCTGGAGGCCTCGTTCAACACGacgccggagatggagaagctgTTCCGGTCCAAGAGGCTGGACTCCGAGATCTTCTTCGCCCCCAACTGA
- the LOC120700553 gene encoding suppressor protein SRP40-like: MASYAEDVDAIAAYEDEDDYIMVFTSVPSSTSPHAATSSSSTSSPGVHAEEEQMPPPSASSSSSSPLNVHAEEEEQIPPPSAISSLPNVHAEEEEQMPAPSSPAPQQDAGEDDDEVTDEDEDDYLYQAHYDRADRGRSRHMKRSSGRMGRTKKASTIGRPRGGHLSHIAGALCTQ, from the exons atggcTTCGTACGCTGAGGACGTCGACGCCATCGCTGCgtacgaggacgaggacgactaCATCATGGTATTCACGAGCGTGCCATCGTCGACGTCACCCCACGCTGCCACGAGCTCCTCGTCGACGTCGTCACCGGGCGTTCATGCGGAGGAAGAACAGATGCCACCGCCGTCAGCGAGCTCATCGTCGTCTTCGCCGCTGAACGTTCatgcggaggaggaagaacagaTACCGCCGCCGTCAGCGATCTCTTCGTTGCCGAACGTTCatgcggaggaggaagaacagaTGCCGGCGCCATCAT cgccggcgccgcagcagGACGCCGGGGAGGATGACGACGaggtcaccgacgaggacgaggatgaCTACTTGTACCAGGCGCACTACGACCGCGCCGACCGTGGAAGATCACGGCACATGAAGCGCAGCAGCGGCAGGATGGGGAGGACCAAGAAGGCGTCGACGATcgggcggccgcgcggcgggCACCTCTCGCATATCGCCGGAGCTCTCTGCACGCAGTGA
- the LOC120697266 gene encoding protein-tyrosine-phosphatase MKP1-like isoform X2, translated as MATPDDGPAAVGGGVGAGRKFWRSASWSASRAAAEPPPDAAAAPGAGRHARRVPPPPPLTPRSMSAKARSCLPPLQPLAITRRSLDEWPKAGSDDVGEWPNPTTPGASKVDGGPSSAKPGEGLRLDLSSLRSQGRKDQIAFFDKECSKVAEHVYLGGDAVAKNRDILRKNGITHVLNCVGFVCPEYFKSDLVYRTLWLQDSPTEDITSILYDVFDYFEDVREQGGRVFVHCCQGVSRSTSLVIAYLMWREGQSFDDAFQFVKAARGIANPNMGFACQLLQCQKRVHAIPLSPNSVLRMYRMAPHSQYAPLHLVPKMLNEPSPATLDSRGAFIVHVLSSIYVWVGMKCDPVMEKDARAAAFQVVRYEKVQGHIKVVREGLEPQEFWDSFSSTPLNSDSNTKVSKDQIDSASKNNPGSRKVESYDADFELVYKAITGGVVPAFSTSGAGDETHLPARESSWSLLRHKFISRSLARVYSDSALIRDFDPRVDRVQHLAAEASTSPPFLSPSSLSSDSSVSSKSPLSQSSNEEASKSGLVSMRSPSKTSSIAERRGGFTLLKLPSLQKELVLPPRVPSSIRRTEEVSDKSSTNGVKKLTGECCSEKCTGDSLSSHSETRLSERTDGNSEACSNPQLLVYQWPSMEKLTTFARKDLDPKSVLIFVASNASRREAVKTVYVWVGGENESSKSADTVDWQQVTGDFLHLKGLSDALPVKVFKEHETENLLEVLNVS; from the exons ATGGCCACCCCCGACGAcggcccggcggcggtggggggagGCGTCGGCGCGGGCCGCAAGTTCTGGCGCTCCGCGTCGTGGTCCGCGTCCAGGGCggccgcagagccgccgccggatgcggccgcggcgccgggggCCGGCAGGCATGCCCgccgcgtcccgccgccgccgccgctgacccCGCGGTCGATGAGCGCCAAGGCCCGGTCCTGCCTCCCACCGCTGCAGCCGCTCGCCATCACCCGCCGCAGCCTGGACGAGTGGCCCAAGGCTGGCTCTGACGACGTCGGGGAGTGGCCCAACCCCACCACGCCCGGCGCGTCCAAGGTGGACGGGGGCCCCTCCTCGGCCAAGCCCGGGGAGGGCCTCCGGCTGGACCTTTCCTCTCTCAGATCGCAGGGCCGCAAGGACCAGATCGCTTTCTTCGACAAGGAGTGCTCTAAGGTCGCCGAGCATGTCTACCTCGGAGGCGATGCTGTCGCCAAGAACCGCGACATCCTTCGGAAGAACGGGATCACCCACGTACTCAACTGCGTGGGATTCGTCTGCCCGGAGTACTTCAAGTCGGACCTCGTCTACCGCACGCTTTGGCTGCAGGACAGTCCCACGGAGGACATCACAAGCATCTTGTATGACGTGTTTGATTACTTTGAGGATGTgagggagcagggagggcgCGTGTTCGTGCATTGCTGCCAGGGTGTGTCACGGTCGACATCGCTGGTGATAGCCTACTTGATGTGGAGGGAAGGGCAGAGCTTCGATGATGCCTTCCAGTTTGTGAAGGCTGCCCGTGGGATTGCAAATCCAAACATGGGGTTCGCCTGCCAGCTCCTCCAGTGCCAGAAGCGGGTGCATGCGATTCCGTTGTCCCCAAATTCAGTGCTCAGGATGTACCGTATGGCACCTCACTCGCAGTATGCCCCTCTGCATTTAGTGCCCAAAATGCTCAATGAACCATCCCCTGCCACCCTGGACTCTagaggtgcgttcattgtacaTGTTCTGTCCTCGATCTATGTCTGGGTTGGAATGAAGTGTGATCCGGTAATGGAGAAGGATGCAAGAGCTGCAGCCTTTCAGGTAGTGAGGTATGAGAAGGTGCAGGGGCACATCAAGGTTGTGAGAGAAGGTCTGGAGCCGCAGGAGTTTTGGGATTCCTTTTCGAGTACGCCCCTTAATTCAGATAGTAACACAAAGGTTAGCAAGGACCAGATTGATTCAGCGTCCAAGAATAACCCAGGAAGCCGGAAAGTGGAGTCTTATGATGCTGATTTTGAGCTTGTTTACAAAGCCATCACTGGGGGTGTAGTTCCAGCATTCTCAACTTCTGGGGCTGGGGATGAGACCCATCTTCCAGCTAGAGAAAGTAGCTGGAGTTTATTGAGGCACAAGTTTATCTCCAGGTCACTGGCTCGTGTTTATTCAGATTCTGCACTAATCAGGGATTTTGATCCACGGGTAGACCGTGTACAGCACTTGGCTGCAGAAGCTTCAACCTCACCCCCTTTCCTTTCTCCAAGTTCTTTGTCATCAGATTCAAGCGTTAGCTCTAA GTCTCCCCTTTCTCAATCATCTAATGAGGAAGCTTCAAAGTCTGGCCTGGTATCAATGCGCTCTCCTTCCAAGACCTCTTCTATAGCAGAAAGAAGAGGAGGCTTCACACTTCTAAAGCTACCATCTCTCCAAAAGGAACTAGTATTGCCACCAAGGGTACCGTCTAGTATTCGCAGGACTGAGGAAGTCTCAGATAAGAGTAGTACAAATGGTGTTAAAAAGCTGACTGGTGAATGTTGCTCAGAAAAGTGCACTGGTGATAGTTTGAGCTCACATTCTGAAACTAGATTAAGTGAGCGTACTGATGGTAACTCAGAAGCTTGCAGTAATCCACAACTATTAGTCTACCAGTGGCCCAGCATGGAAAAGCTAACTACATTTGCACGCAAGGATCTTGACCCAAAGTCAGTTTTGATTTTTGTTGCTTCAAACGCCAGCAGAAGAGAAGCAGTTAAGACAGTTTATGTATGGGTAGGAGGCGAAAATGAGAGCAGCAAGAGTGCTGATACTGTTGATTGGCAACAGGTTACTGGTGATTTTCTTCATCTAAAAGGCCTCAGCGATGCTCTTCCTGTCAAG GTTTTCAAGGAGCACGAAACTGAGAATCTTTTGGAAGTACTGAATGTCAGTTAA
- the LOC120697266 gene encoding protein-tyrosine-phosphatase MKP1-like isoform X1, whose translation MATPDDGPAAVGGGVGAGRKFWRSASWSASRAAAEPPPDAAAAPGAGRHARRVPPPPPLTPRSMSAKARSCLPPLQPLAITRRSLDEWPKAGSDDVGEWPNPTTPGASKVDGGPSSAKPGEGLRLDLSSLRSQGRKDQIAFFDKECSKVAEHVYLGGDAVAKNRDILRKNGITHVLNCVGFVCPEYFKSDLVYRTLWLQDSPTEDITSILYDVFDYFEDVREQGGRVFVHCCQGVSRSTSLVIAYLMWREGQSFDDAFQFVKAARGIANPNMGFACQLLQCQKRVHAIPLSPNSVLRMYRMAPHSQYAPLHLVPKMLNEPSPATLDSRGAFIVHVLSSIYVWVGMKCDPVMEKDARAAAFQVVRYEKVQGHIKVVREGLEPQEFWDSFSSTPLNSDSNTKVSKDQIDSASKNNPGSRKVESYDADFELVYKAITGGVVPAFSTSGAGDETHLPARESSWSLLRHKFISRSLARVYSDSALIRDFDPRVDRVQHLAAEASTSPPFLSPSSLSSDSSVSSKYSSDSPSLSPSTSSPPSFGLSPASSNLPHALVPSSRSPLSQSSNEEASKSGLVSMRSPSKTSSIAERRGGFTLLKLPSLQKELVLPPRVPSSIRRTEEVSDKSSTNGVKKLTGECCSEKCTGDSLSSHSETRLSERTDGNSEACSNPQLLVYQWPSMEKLTTFARKDLDPKSVLIFVASNASRREAVKTVYVWVGGENESSKSADTVDWQQVTGDFLHLKGLSDALPVKVFKEHETENLLEVLNVS comes from the exons ATGGCCACCCCCGACGAcggcccggcggcggtggggggagGCGTCGGCGCGGGCCGCAAGTTCTGGCGCTCCGCGTCGTGGTCCGCGTCCAGGGCggccgcagagccgccgccggatgcggccgcggcgccgggggCCGGCAGGCATGCCCgccgcgtcccgccgccgccgccgctgacccCGCGGTCGATGAGCGCCAAGGCCCGGTCCTGCCTCCCACCGCTGCAGCCGCTCGCCATCACCCGCCGCAGCCTGGACGAGTGGCCCAAGGCTGGCTCTGACGACGTCGGGGAGTGGCCCAACCCCACCACGCCCGGCGCGTCCAAGGTGGACGGGGGCCCCTCCTCGGCCAAGCCCGGGGAGGGCCTCCGGCTGGACCTTTCCTCTCTCAGATCGCAGGGCCGCAAGGACCAGATCGCTTTCTTCGACAAGGAGTGCTCTAAGGTCGCCGAGCATGTCTACCTCGGAGGCGATGCTGTCGCCAAGAACCGCGACATCCTTCGGAAGAACGGGATCACCCACGTACTCAACTGCGTGGGATTCGTCTGCCCGGAGTACTTCAAGTCGGACCTCGTCTACCGCACGCTTTGGCTGCAGGACAGTCCCACGGAGGACATCACAAGCATCTTGTATGACGTGTTTGATTACTTTGAGGATGTgagggagcagggagggcgCGTGTTCGTGCATTGCTGCCAGGGTGTGTCACGGTCGACATCGCTGGTGATAGCCTACTTGATGTGGAGGGAAGGGCAGAGCTTCGATGATGCCTTCCAGTTTGTGAAGGCTGCCCGTGGGATTGCAAATCCAAACATGGGGTTCGCCTGCCAGCTCCTCCAGTGCCAGAAGCGGGTGCATGCGATTCCGTTGTCCCCAAATTCAGTGCTCAGGATGTACCGTATGGCACCTCACTCGCAGTATGCCCCTCTGCATTTAGTGCCCAAAATGCTCAATGAACCATCCCCTGCCACCCTGGACTCTagaggtgcgttcattgtacaTGTTCTGTCCTCGATCTATGTCTGGGTTGGAATGAAGTGTGATCCGGTAATGGAGAAGGATGCAAGAGCTGCAGCCTTTCAGGTAGTGAGGTATGAGAAGGTGCAGGGGCACATCAAGGTTGTGAGAGAAGGTCTGGAGCCGCAGGAGTTTTGGGATTCCTTTTCGAGTACGCCCCTTAATTCAGATAGTAACACAAAGGTTAGCAAGGACCAGATTGATTCAGCGTCCAAGAATAACCCAGGAAGCCGGAAAGTGGAGTCTTATGATGCTGATTTTGAGCTTGTTTACAAAGCCATCACTGGGGGTGTAGTTCCAGCATTCTCAACTTCTGGGGCTGGGGATGAGACCCATCTTCCAGCTAGAGAAAGTAGCTGGAGTTTATTGAGGCACAAGTTTATCTCCAGGTCACTGGCTCGTGTTTATTCAGATTCTGCACTAATCAGGGATTTTGATCCACGGGTAGACCGTGTACAGCACTTGGCTGCAGAAGCTTCAACCTCACCCCCTTTCCTTTCTCCAAGTTCTTTGTCATCAGATTCAAGCGTTAGCTCTAAGTATAGTTCAGACTCTCCCTCCTTGTCACCTTCAACTAGCTCACCGCCATCATTTGGTCTCTCGCCTGCTTCATCTAATctgcctcatgctttggtgccaTCATCCAGGTCTCCCCTTTCTCAATCATCTAATGAGGAAGCTTCAAAGTCTGGCCTGGTATCAATGCGCTCTCCTTCCAAGACCTCTTCTATAGCAGAAAGAAGAGGAGGCTTCACACTTCTAAAGCTACCATCTCTCCAAAAGGAACTAGTATTGCCACCAAGGGTACCGTCTAGTATTCGCAGGACTGAGGAAGTCTCAGATAAGAGTAGTACAAATGGTGTTAAAAAGCTGACTGGTGAATGTTGCTCAGAAAAGTGCACTGGTGATAGTTTGAGCTCACATTCTGAAACTAGATTAAGTGAGCGTACTGATGGTAACTCAGAAGCTTGCAGTAATCCACAACTATTAGTCTACCAGTGGCCCAGCATGGAAAAGCTAACTACATTTGCACGCAAGGATCTTGACCCAAAGTCAGTTTTGATTTTTGTTGCTTCAAACGCCAGCAGAAGAGAAGCAGTTAAGACAGTTTATGTATGGGTAGGAGGCGAAAATGAGAGCAGCAAGAGTGCTGATACTGTTGATTGGCAACAGGTTACTGGTGATTTTCTTCATCTAAAAGGCCTCAGCGATGCTCTTCCTGTCAAG GTTTTCAAGGAGCACGAAACTGAGAATCTTTTGGAAGTACTGAATGTCAGTTAA
- the LOC120697268 gene encoding 12S seed storage globulin 1-like isoform X2, with translation MTSLVCYGTGTCGIVLPEATKEKVVGVKEGDALALPFGVVTWWHNAPDATTELIVLFLGDTSKGHKAGQFTNFQLTGANGIFTGFSTEFVGRAWDLTQDDAAKLVSSQPASGIVKLGAGQKLPAPSAEDRKGMALNCLEAPLDVDIKNGGRVVVLNTQNLPLVKEVGLGADLVRIDAHSMCSPGFSCDSAYQVTYIVRGSGRVQVVGTDGKRVLETQVEGGYLFIVPRFFVVSKIADASGLEWFSIITTPNPIFSHLAGRTSVWKAISPEVLEASFNTTPEMEKLFRSKRLDSEIFFAPN, from the exons ATGACATCACTAGTTTGTTATG GCACGGGTACCTGCGGCATTGTCCTGCCCGAGGCGACCAAGGAGAAGGTCGTCGGCGTGAAGGAGGGCGACGCCCTGGCTCTCCCCTTCGGCGTGGTGACCTGGTGGCACAACGCCCCCGACGCCACCACGGAGCTCATCGTCCTCTTCCTCGGCGACACCTCCAAGGGCCACAAGGCCGGCCAGTTCACCAACTTCCAGCTGACGGGCGCCAACGGCATCTTCACCGGCTTCTCCACCGAGTTCGTGGGCCGCGCCTGGGACCTCACCCAGGATGACGCCGCCAAGCTCGTGTCCAGCCAGCCCGCCTCGGGCATCGTCAAGCTCGGCGCCGGGCAGAAGCTCCCCGCCCCGTCCGCGGAGGACCGCAAGGGCATGGCCCTCAACTGCCTGGAGGCGCCGCTGGACGTGGACATCAAGAACGGCGGGCGCGTGGTGGTGCTCAACACCCAGAacctgccgctggtgaaggaggtCGGGCTCGGCGCCGACCTGGTCCGCATCGACGCCCACTCCATGTGCTCCCCGGGCTTCTCGTGCGACTCGGCGTACCAGGTGACGTACATCGTCCGCGGCAGCGGGCGCGTGCAGGTCGTGGGCACCGACGGCAAGCGCGTGCTGGAGACCCAAGTCGAGGGCGGCTACCTCTTCATCGTGCCCCGCTTCTTCGTCGTCTCCAAGATTGCTGACGCCTCCGGCCTGGAGTGGTTCTCCATCATCACCACCCCCAA CCCCATCTTCAGCCACCTGGCCGGGAGGACGTCGGTGTGGAAGGCGATCTCTCCGGAGGTGCTGGAGGCCTCGTTCAACACGacgccggagatggagaagctgTTCCGGTCCAAGAGGCTGGACTCCGAGATCTTCTTCGCCCCCAACTGA